DNA sequence from the Deltaproteobacteria bacterium genome:
ACGACGGATGACGGTCTCCGCCAAGCGTTTCAGGTCCATGGGGAAATCACCGAAGCCAAAGTCATCACAGACCGTGAAACAGGGCGCTCCCGGGGGTTTGGATTCGTGACTTTCGCGGAGGATGAGAATGCGAAATCGGCGATCTCCAAGCTGGATGGCAGTAGCCTTGACGGCAAGACCATTAAGGTGAACGAGGCCCAGGAAAAGAGTCCTCGCGGAGGCGGCCGATCCGGCGGTGGCTTTGGGGGCGATCGTGGCGGCGGACGCAATCGCTGGTAGCTCCGCAAAAACGGGGAAATAAGTTTTCCCTTACCACCTTGATAGCACTACTGATATCTGGGGAAAAGGCAGGGTCTGAACGGCCCTGCCTTTTTGATCTATGAAAAACTTAAAATAAATATTTAGGAAGTGAATTTATATGCTAAAATCATTACTTTCCAACCCATTTAAATTGTTTTGATTTGATTTATAGGTCATTAGCCGATGCCTGTTCGTTTGGGTGATTACTACAGCGGCCGACAGGCGTTAACAAATTTCGGGAGCGACCGACAAAAGTCCAAAACTATGACCCAGTCGAAAACCTTTCCTTGTCCCAGCGCGCGTTTTTCAGAGCTGATACCATCAACCCAGAGTTGGCTTGCGCGAGAGGGTTTTAAGTGTCAGAAGCTTCAGACCGAAGATGGTGGCACTTTGCTTCAAATCGAAAAGGTTGGGGGATGGCGCAAATTTGTGGGAATGTCTACGGCACTTAACATTGTTTTTCATAAAGTTGAGAACATGGTGAACGTGGAAATTGGTGCTGGACGATGGATTGATAAAGCCGCTACAGGCTATTCCTAGGCCAACGAGCAGTAATTGCAACACTCCCTTCATGAAACCAGCATTGAGAAAAAGAAGGAGAAAAGGCAAATCCCTATCCATGAGTGAATGCACGCCATGCGATTATATCTGATCAACCCCTCCAACCCGCTTGTCAGCATGGTCAAAGTCAAGGAGAGCCGCTGGAACCGTTACCGCGTGTGGAAACCGCTCAGCCTTATGGTTCTCGCGGGCCTGACCCCACCGGAGTGGGAAATCTCGATCGTGGACGAGAACCTCGGCGCGCCGGACTATCCGGCCATGCCTCGGCCTAACGTGGTGGGCATTACCGCTTTTACCTCGCAGGCGAACCGCGCCTATGAAGTGGCCACTCACTTCCGGCGTCTGGGCGTGCCCGTCGTCATGGGTGGCATTCACGCAACCATGTGCGTGGACGAGGTCAGGGAGCATGTGGACTCAGTCGTCACGGGGGAAGCCGAGGGCATCTGGCCGCAGGTCCTGGAGGACGCACGGCATGGCAGCCTGAACCGCCGGTATGACGGAGGGCTAGCCGAGTTAAACGATGTCCCGTTCGCCCGTCATGATTTGCTGGCCACGGGATATGCCTTCGGATCCATTCAGACCACACGCGGCTGTCCATTGAACTGCAGCTTTTGCAGCGTGACGGCGTTCAACGGGGCCCACTACCGGCAGCGACCCATTCCGGATGTCGTGCGGGAATTCCAGTCGGTCCGTGAGAAACTTGTTCTGGTGGTGGACGACAACCTCATCGGCACGCGCCCTGAACACATCGCCCGCGCCAAGGACCTGTTCCGCGCCATGGCCCGGGCGAACCTGCGAAAGGAATGGGTTGCCCAAGCCACCATTAACTTCGCCGATGACGAAGAACTCCTGGCGTTGGCCGCGAAGGCGGGGTGCAGCGGCGTCTTCATCGGCTTTGAATCCCCCGCGCCGGAAGGGCTTCGGGAGCTCGGCAAGAAATTCAACCTTCTGAAGGGCCGGGACTTCCGCGCCTCCGTGCGGCGCATACAGCGGCACCGCATGCTGGTCGCGGGTTCCTTTATCATCGGGTTGGACATAGACGAACCGGGCATCGGCAAACGTATCGCCGAGGTGGCCCGCGGGTACGGCGTGGACTATCTCAACGTGCTGTTTCTGACGCCCTTGCCCGGCACGCGCCTGTGGGACCAGATGAAATCGGAGGACCGCATCGCCCTCGATGCGTTCCCGGAAGACTGGAAATACTATACGCTGACCTTCCCGGTGGCCCGGTATAAGCATTTGTCTCTGGACGGCATCATCCA
Encoded proteins:
- a CDS encoding RNA-binding protein; translated protein: MAKKLFVGGLSWDTTDDGLRQAFQVHGEITEAKVITDRETGRSRGFGFVTFAEDENAKSAISKLDGSSLDGKTIKVNEAQEKSPRGGGRSGGGFGGDRGGGRNRW
- a CDS encoding radical SAM protein, whose amino-acid sequence is MHAMRLYLINPSNPLVSMVKVKESRWNRYRVWKPLSLMVLAGLTPPEWEISIVDENLGAPDYPAMPRPNVVGITAFTSQANRAYEVATHFRRLGVPVVMGGIHATMCVDEVREHVDSVVTGEAEGIWPQVLEDARHGSLNRRYDGGLAELNDVPFARHDLLATGYAFGSIQTTRGCPLNCSFCSVTAFNGAHYRQRPIPDVVREFQSVREKLVLVVDDNLIGTRPEHIARAKDLFRAMARANLRKEWVAQATINFADDEELLALAAKAGCSGVFIGFESPAPEGLRELGKKFNLLKGRDFRASVRRIQRHRMLVAGSFIIGLDIDEPGIGKRIAEVARGYGVDYLNVLFLTPLPGTRLWDQMKSEDRIALDAFPEDWKYYTLTFPVARYKHLSLDGIIQEMVSCNRNFYSLPRILRRVAGNLWQRRKPLISLVGNLSFRGNLRVSGKAYADFQRQRGNLHDAA